The stretch of DNA ATTTGATACCTTCCTGCAACAAAAGGGTAACCATTTGGGTGGTCTTCTGGTGGCACGCCTTGTAGTCCCGAGACAAGCGAAGTCATCTCGCAGACAAGTCCAGTATCTTCTCCATAACTCTCGTAGCTTCGTCCCCATCTCGGATCTCTCAAGACCTATTAGAAAGACAACATTTCATTAACAAAATTCACATATCATTATGTTCAGTTTCAGTTGTTagttttttacatataaaagGGACTTACAGCCACACAGGGAGAAAACGCCCAGTGAGCACCACTAGCCCTTACTTCAAGTGCAGTTGCAGCTccaattcttctgaccaaatctgcATCTCTACAAAATTACCAACAACTACAAGTGTTGTCATATTAACAACACAACAGCCAAACGCAGTATAGCTGCAATAGAAGCACCTAATCTTGAACACAATCAGATTCTAATCACCACTACTGCAATACTACTAGTCTCTACCTTGTAATCAGGAGCTAGTTGAAAGCTAATCAGAATATCAAATAGGTGAATAGGTTCAGTCAAGTTtcataaaaaagacaaaaacagaacaaatcaACCAAGACCAATGCCACCATTACAGATCACAGTCCAAAATGTCAAATTCTCTGAAACTATATCTCATTCTGTCTCACCTGTTTGGAATTTTTAGTTTGCTTATGTTGTAAAAAAATACCTGGTGGCTCCGAGGCTGATGTTGTGGGGAAAGACGGTGGCGCCGTAGACATTGTTGTTGCCATGGACAGCGTCAGTGCCGTAGATGATTGGAATCCCCAAACGCGACGCTAACGCTGATCGCTGAAAACCGTCGATCATATCCGCCCAATCCGACGACTTGGCATCCTCGAACGGCGCACTCCCACCGGCGTTTAGTACACTTCCTGTAACACCaaatctataaattaaatttttttttcaaagaatcaagaatcaaagtgAAACAAGAAGACTGTGTTGTTTGTGTGTACCGATGAAAAAATCTGTAATGGCGGCAGGAGAAGCAACGGTACGTTCAATCTGAGTCATTTGACCGATCTTCTCCGGCAGAGTCATGCGAGAGAGAAGGTCCTTCACACGCGCCTCCACCGGCGCGTCTTGGTTCTTGTAAACGCATGAAGACTCCTCCTTGACTACCATATTCTcgctcttcttctccttcctggTGTCGTCTTcttctcacaagtcacaaagtcACAAGTCACAAATTTAAGTTCAGCCACTTCTCTTTATCTCTACAGCCAAGTTGGAGAAAACGAGACGTGGCACACTTATATTTGTCAGTCACACTCACACTCACACTCAATGGTTTTAAGTGAAAAAGTTACCCATTTGATTAACTTAATTAAAACGTGTGGGTTAGTTACAAATTGGTTGAACTAATTATAGATAAGTACAGTACATAcatttttaatcataaactGTTATTACCCGACCCTCTCAATCAGACAGGTGAAGTTAAACCGGTTACAAATTCTGTCCCAAGTTGCAAGTGAGACCAAAACCAAGAGGAAACAATGGGTCATAAGAATCAGCATCAGCATTTAGAGGTAACTGGTCAACGCGTTTGAACCAGCTCACGGGTAACTTCCCTTGGAAGTCATAATCTCCGAAAATGACATCAGCAATCCCTTGCCCTTCAGTTCCAGGGAACCAAGCAGCGACCAAAGCCTCAGTCTTTTCAAGAACCGTTGGCTCCAAAACCATTGGTCTTCCTGAGAACAAAATCACTAGAGTAGGGGTTTTCTCCGCAACCGCGGTTATAATGTTGTTACCGTTGAAAGGTATTGTGAGCTCTGAGTTATCCCCTTTCATTTCTGCGTAGGGCGGTTCCCCTACTGCAACAATGGCGTAGGAGAATCCTTCACTAGAGGCTAAGGTTTCCTTTGTTGGAGTTTCCTCGTAGATCACTTCCGTTTTGTCTCCAACTGTTGCTTTTATAGCATCCAAAAGTGTTGTACCTACCTacatttcaaaacaaaaacatatgtaaGTAAGTATTTAAAAATCAACTTTTCCAATATCATTTTTTGGCGCTACCAATTGTGATTCTGCCGCTTTTTGACCAGATTTATTCTTTGTCCATCCTCCACACTGATTCCCAATATCATTTGCGTGCATTCCAACCACTAGAATCCTCTTGGCATTGCGGTCTAATGGCAAGAAAGGTGCATCAGGATTTGTACCATTCTTCAGCAGAAGTAAAGACTTTCTAACCGCTTCACGAGCCACTTCTCTATGTTCCTGCATGCAGTTGTGATAAACAGAGTCAATCAATCATGCTTTCATACATCTTACAATAGTGGCCTCAGCTATAGAGATCTCACCTTGCAGCCAACAGTTCCCAACAAAGATCGGTCCGCGAGAGGATGTTCAAAGAGACCAGCaacaaacttcactctgagTATTCTTTCAACAGCATCATCAACCCGAGCCATTGGTATTTCCCCTGACTCCACCAGTTCTGTCATGTCCTGTATGAACTGTTCGTACTTGAAAGGTACCATCACCTGCAATAACAATGATTACCAATCTTTGTTAATCATTCAAGACAGTTGGAAAATATATTCATTACTATGTCGATTCCAGCATTAATCCCGAGTTTGACGCAGCTACGATAATCTGAACCTTCTGGCTCGCTAATAGTCTCCAAACCATCCCAGTCAGAAACTAAAAATCCctgataacaaaagaaaaaacaaagtgaaTAAAACGAGCTCAATGCATACACCTCTAGCTAATTTAAGATTTCTTTTCATAGTCAATCAACCTTGAAACAGAGTTTCTGTTTGAGAACTTCCGTTAAAAGAAAATAGTCGGAGTGGAGTCTACTTCCATTCCAACTGGAAAAAGAGGCCATAACAGTAGAGACTCCCTGAGCAATACAGTTCAGATAGGGGGCAACATGTATTTTCTCCAATTCTTCATATGACGCAATGGTGTTCCCTTCGCTTAAGCCCTTGTCGGTACCACCATCTCCAACAAAGTGTTTTGCACAAGCGACCACATTGTTTCTATCACCAAATTAACAAATCCATGAGAAATTACAACtctatttatagtttataaatagAGTGCAtcatacatatatgtttatataccACCATCTCCAGtgcattatatatgtttatatgttgtaaTTAGTATATAACCTTCCTGCAATAAAAGGGTAACCGTTAGGGTGTTCTTCGGGTGGCTCGCCTTGTAGGCCTGAGATAAGCGAGCTCATCTCACAGACAATACGAGCAGCTTCACCATAACTCTCATAGCATCGTCCCCACCTCGGATCTCCCAAAACCTAATGAGTAGACAACAATTTCTTCAATAGTCCACAAATCATTTCTTTCCTACAAATTAAGAATCTATCTATAAAGGGATTACTTACGGCCACGCAGGGAGCATACGTCCAGTGAACGCCACTAGCCCTTACTTCAAGTGCTGTTGCAGCTccaattcttctgaccaaatctgcGTCTCTATCGGGTTACCACACAAAACTACGAGTGTTGTTACATCAACGACGACCAAACACGGTAGATGAACAGATGATCTTAAACACAATCAGACTCTAATCCTAGCCAATGCAGCTACTACTACTGTATGATCAAAAagctaattaaagaaaaatcttGAGAAACTCCtactaaaaaatatcaaattcttGGGGAATCCTTAACAAACAGATTCAAACTTCATACCaaattcaaaagctttaaaatGTCTAAAACCTCCATTACATACaaatctctctgtctctcttccATCTTTTGcagaaaatagaaattaaagtTTGGTCTAAATGAATGAGAGTGGCGTAATCAAACCTTGTGGCTCCCAGACCAATGTTGTGGGGGAAGACGGTAGCACCGTAGACGTTGTTGTTGCCATGAACAGCGTCAGTGCCATAGATTATCGGAATCCCCAAACGCGACGCTAACGCTGAACGCTGAAAACCGTCGATCATATCCGCCCAATCCGACGACTTAGCATCTTCGAACGGCCAGCTTCCGCCGCCGCTCTGTACACTGCCtgtaataccaaaaaaaactaattcataAATAAAGTATTCTTTTTTACGTTACGAAAGGATGTGAAAAGTTTTGGTTCGTTGACCacaaacaaagacaagaaaagaaTGTTCAGTGGTTTAGTAATAATTAGTGTTATATATTACCGATGAAAGAATTTGTTATGACTTGAGGAGAACCAACGCTACGTTCGATCTGAGTCATCTGACCGATCTTTTCCGGCAGAGTCATGCGAGTGAGAAGGTCTTTCACACGCGCCTCCACAGGCGCGTCACGTTTCTTGTAAAACCATGAAGACTCATCAGTGTTTGTGTTtgccatttcttttttttcttttctttttttctcactaATCTACAAAGTGACTAAACCACtccacttctcttctttatctaGCCAAGCCGAAGGACGACACGTTACACCCTTTGTTTACAATAGAATGCTTAATTTGCGTACACCCTCGACAGTCGACAGTCGACACTAATCACTTTTTTAGCTTGTCACTTACCTATGATTTTTTAGCTTGTCACTTATCTATGAATATATGCGtaaaacattaaatttattGTAAACTAATCTATAGATCGATATACTTCAGTCACTTCACATAGAGACTTTGTTAAATATGTCCAAATTGTTGTAAAATATATGTGTATCCATCACAACATATGTCCCTCTTTATTAGATAACACTTGGAACACTTGTTCACCACTTATCCTCAACTTTTTATTGTCTCCTACCTCTATAAATAAGAGTTATGTacaagagaagaaagataatgaGAAGTCTTACCATCTCTCTAGTTTCTCTTTAGCTTCTCTCTACCATCCCTCTAGTTTTCATACATTCATCTCtagatctcttctcttctcttttgatccttCTCACAATCATCTTGTTGCTTCCAAGCTTATGATATAgttcacaacacgttatcagcacgatcaaCTCTCGATCCGTCATCCATTtgagaaaatgtcaaattttgagattgagAATGGAGACATGTGTCTAGCAGACAGTGCTACAACACACTCAatacttaaagagaaaaaatatttctcctctctcaaaataaaagactccACTAGAAGCGTGAGAACTATATGTGGTAATGCAAATATTATTATAGGCTCTGGAAAATCCAGTTTTTCAATGCCAAGGGGAACAATTTCATTAGTTTCAGAGCTATCTgaagaaatggatatcatatagagactctgaataagaatggcattgaatatctttgcataacatctgaggagaaacatatattggaagaattGCCAATGTTATCATCTGGATTGTATTgcacaaaatttaataattttttgtcttattttacAGTAAACTCTAAGTTTACTAGTACATTTAAGATATGGCATGAAAGACTTGGACATCCTGGTTCTGTCATGATGCGAAAAATTGTGTAAAATTCCAATGGTCATccattgaagaacaaaaagatttttagatctgatgagttttcatgtgatgtatgttctcaaggaaaactcataattcggccatcaccagccaaaattgggaatgaatcaccattgttcttagagagaatacatggtgatatatgtggacctatcCACCCTTCATGCGGgccattttgttattttatggtaatgattgacGCATCTAGTAAATGGTCAAATGTGTGTCTATTGACAACAAGAAACACGGCCTTCGCAAAATTCATTGCCCAAATAATCAGGTTGAAAGTTCAATTCCCTGATTATTCCATAAAGAAAGTCAGACTTGATAACGCTggtgaattcacttcacaagTTTTCAATGACTATTGTATGTCAATAGGAATCGATGTTGAGCATTCGGTTcctcatgttcatacacaaaatggcatggctgaatctttaattaaacggctacaactcattgctagaccgttaatattgagaacaaaGCTCCCGATTTCTATATGGGGTCATGCTATATTGCATGCTGCGGCATTGGTCCAAATACGACCAAGCGCATATAATAACTATTCCCCTTTACAATTAGCATATGGCCAAGAGCCAAACATATCCTATCTCCGTATTTTTGGATGTGCGGTTTATGTTCCTATAGCCCCaccgcaaagaacaaaaatgggaCCACAAAGGAGATTGGGTATATATGTCGGCTATGCATCACCGAGTATAATTTGATATCTTGAACTGCAAACTGGTGATATATTTACGGCACGCTTTGCCGATTgccattttaatgaagatgaatttccagcgttagggggaggaattaaacaagtaccaaaagatattacatggtatacaccatctttgatatatcttgatctccctacaaatcaacgtgaactggaagttcagaaaattgtacatttacaaaatttggcaaatcaattaccaGATGCGTTCATAGATACAAAAGGGTGACAAAGTCATATATCCCCGCTGTAAATGCaccatcaagagttgaaattcctaGAGAAGAGTTCGATGGAAGCAAAGCTAATAAGCGACGCCATGGGAAAACGGCAGAAGCAAGTCAGCCGCCCAAACAACTTCCAAAGAGAAAACTCGAAGGAGATACCAGTTGATCTTTTGATTGAGATTTTCTCAAGATTGACGGTTAAAGACATTGCGTGGTGTCGTTGCCTGTCCACGCTCTGGTCGTCCGTACTGCGTCGTCGAGATTTAACAGAACTATTCCTGAAAATATCTTCGGCTCAGCCGCGTATGTTATTCACCTTCTTACACAACAGTAAGCGGATCTTCTACTCTCCGCACCTCAGCATCTACATCCCGAGCGTGCCCATGTACCTTTGATTCCATGTTATCATAGGTCTTTCGACGAAGGTATGAGTTCTCCCTATGTCTGTAAGATTCTTGCCCCTGTACGTGGGTTTCTTTGTACCAAAACTAGCAATCATGTGATCTATAACCCTAGCACAGGAGAGTACATAACTTTACCGAGAGTGAGAACAAAGAAGGCTATAAAAACCTATTCTGGGTATGATCATATCTACAAACTATTCAAGGTATTTTGTTTCCCCACGGCATACGTGTCGGAGGATTTTGCCAGTTTAGTTTCAACATTAGGAATGGAAAAAGTATCCTGGAGAATGGTCGAATGTTTGATACCCCATAGACCTTTACGTACTGAGATATACATCGACGGAGTTTTGTACTAGTTAGCTGTGTGCAGTGGAAATACAAATCCAACACATGTTATGgtagtttgttttgattttaggtCTGAAACGTTCAAGTTTCTAGATGTGGAACATAATTTTTGGTGTCCAACTCTGATAAATTGCAAAGGTCAATTGGGCGTACTGTGGCCACAGACCATTGGACTTGGTGAACATACAAAAAGTCTTGAGTTGTGGGTTCTGGAAGgggaaaatgtaaaaaaaaaaccccaacttttaaatttgggacgttttaatcaccaactttcaagatgccattttaatcacaaactttcCGTTGATTTGGCCATAAAGTTGACCTCGCCGTTTTAGGCACGTCGTTTATTCTCTGTTAAAGATCTCAAAAATAGAGTAAATTGCATTTTATATGCTACCGATTAGCGTAAACAACAACGTTTTTAACGCCAAAACAATATCGTTAACCAAATTGAAGACactaaatccccaaatcgattacaattttacaaatacataaccctagaaagaaaaccccaaattcTCTCTACACTATCGATGGCACACCACATTCACCGATGCAACCAGATGTGTCAAAGCTTGAGCTTAAACTGATCGGAATAGAGAGATTGCAGAAGAGATTTGGATATTATAGAGAgaatttggggttttctttCTAGGATTAGGGATTTAATAAACGCCGTGCCTAAAATGGCGAAGTCAACAGAACTTTGCTATTTTATGGTCAAGTCAACaaaaagtttgtgattaaaatggcatcttgaaagttggtgattaaatcgtcccaaatttgaaagttggggatttttatgacatttttcccgtTCTGGAAGATGCGGATGAACTGAAATGGTCAAAGATTGTCTACACATTGGCATTGTCGGGATGACTAGTGGAGGTGAAATTGTGTTATCAACATCCAATCTAAACGATCCTTTCTACATCTTCTACTACGGTGTCGTGCTGATCACTTTGAATGTAGTTGAAATCCAGTTTGGGAATATAGCTGAGAAGGCTAAATACTCAAGGATTTATACTTTTATAGACTATGTAGAGAATGTGGAGCGTCTAGATTAGAACTTTATAAACATATTTGTGTAGTAGTTTGGCTTTTAAGTTTGGGTTCGTAAACACTTTATCCGTTGGATTCCTCAAAATAAGGTTCTCATAAAATttctattaatatttcaatttaattttgtctatttttttgtttaagtttaaCAATTCACAAGTTGATAGTTGTGAGCAGAGCATCTATACGCTTAAATCTACGGGCTTACTTTTCTTAATGGGtctcacatcctctcactaaACCCGTAAGCCCATCGATATCAGACGATCGGTTTGCTACGtacgggaggttttaaagacttgtttaccgtccctaaaaatcaccacatgatcttttcctatgTTTTCTCTTCATTCGCACAATTTGACAGTCAAttcccagaaggtcacccatcctgagactactcgaGCATAAaaacgcttaactctggagttctctcaagacccttgaccaaaaatattaatGCATTTTGGTGACTTATGTAGTCAAATCatttcttttaaacctctccataaaccagggtgtcacaattcatCCCCACTAATAGATCACAACGTCTTCGTTGCGCATCAATACATTCACCCCCAACAGTCTGAGCCTActtgactccacactcgtctgggttcggctctgataccacttgtaacgccccaacTGCCATCTTGCTTAATGAGCTACATGTCCACTCCTAGTCCATGGACTCACCTTTTTTAATGGGTCTCACATCCTCttactaggcccgtgagcccatccatatccgccAGTCAGTTTGCTATGTCCGGGagtttttaaagacttgtttaccgtctcttaaaatcaccacatgatctttccctttttttgtcctcactcgcacagttccgacagtcacttcgcGAAAGGTCatccatcctaagactacttcagctcaaacacgcttaactctagagttctctcaagacccttaaCCGAAAAGATATGTGCATTTTTGTGACATAAGTGgccaaatcattttttttaaacttctccGTAAAAGAAGGTGTCACAATATATCTAAAGAAGGTTTGGTAGTATCTTAAATGAGATACCGTCTCACTCTCTCTTAGACTCTTACCATAaccttttttagtttatttattgcCTAGATACTAAGTTAGAACCTAGAACAGAGGTGTACTTCGTGTACCGATGTGTCTATCTTGTTcagttattatataattttttttttcacaagagtgttttatttatgatataaaaCCAATTAAATCAGGCTAACATACATGCCAAGTATAACAGGCCAACATTACATGCCAAAATAAACAAGCCTATAGAACAAACCTATAAAACAAGCCTAATAAAACAAAAGCCCAGGCCCATAAATCCTTTTTTGAGATTGAAGAGTTTGCGTTGACACACATAGCACGTGGcaagagagaaacaagaaagCTGACACGTGAAAAGTCGAAGAGGGTAGAGTCTCCGATCACCGGCAGACGAAAGTAGCGCCGGCAAACTTTATTTCCGGCCGAAATCGTCGGAAAGTTACAAGAAAATCTTGATCTACGCCCGGAGAGTAAGGCGAATTCCAATTTGCTGAGAGTATGACTCCGCACAAaagttcttcatcttcgtctttaATAAACATCTTTTCGATCTTCAAGAAAATAGATCTACATCATAAACCTGTAAATCAAACAAACTCCATCGACCCATCAAGCATCCGCATAGAAgcaatcatcatcattaattaCTTCGAAACAAACCAAAGGAATGATAGAAGCAATCAAAAGAGGATCCAAAGATAAACGAAATCGATTGAGACAACGGAAAAGAAACTAAAGCAGGAGAGAACTCGGATCTATGTCTAACCAAACACCACCTAGAGAAGGATGATAGATCTATTAGAGCAAAGCCAGCCAAAACGGTACTAAGATAGACACCACTGCGGAGAAAGAGCCAGCCAAAACAATGTTAAGATAGCCACCACTGCCGGATAAAAGCCAGCCAACCCCGTTGAGAAAAACAGAGATGCCAGAAGCGAAGCCCGATACACGGGAAATTGAGCCGGGAAAAACCAACCGGCAAACAAAAAGCTGATCGAagagtttctttctctctgaaaaatcgtagagagaaaagagagagagaaactcaCGTACGCTTTGTTATCTCTTGTTCCAGTTATTATATaactgttttatgttttattttgacttTACTGACAACTGTGTATGAAGATACAATTTTGTACAACAGTTTCTTGTCGAGCAAGAAAGAGACCAATTGACTTGTTATTGGATGATCGCAAACGTTTTTTATATGCATGCACACAGACCATGCATTACTCCATATATTGACTGactaacaagtaacaaacaAATCGGTAAAGTCCAACCGGTTTTGTGGTATTGCTGGAATTTCAACTGGTCTAAATAAAAGACATCTTAAAGAGATTAACAACCTTGGAAAAACAAACAACAGCATCTTTTTTTGGACATCAACGGCATCTTTTTCATAAAAGTAGTATTAATGTTTCAGACATCTTTCACATGAATGAATTAAAATTCATGTTTACATTGACTAAAATGTATGCTTCTAAGAAACTACCAATTATAatgaattaaaactttaaaagacAGATTTGACAACATATCAACACAATATCTTAAAAAACACTACACAATGTTAGAAAGATGTCATATTTCTCCCTCAGAACTATCATATCATACTAGATTTACATTAAACTTTGACCTTATTCTATATCTCTCTCAAACTTAAGTTCTCTACCTATTTTTTTCTGAATCGATAGTTCAATTGCTATTTATCCCctgaattatttaaaatttctcaTCTAGTTCTCCATCAATATGGTTTATACGGTTTATTGttggtttaatatttatttaaccaACTAACAAATATTAATAACCAGATTAAACTTACTTTCAACCCGATTTCAAAATTAAGCtcatcaaacccaaaaattagaaatacctacaaaccaaaattaaatttctCTTTGGTTTCTCCCTTATCTTCGAGTTGAGATTCCCCCACACAGCCATACTCCATGATCGTATCCAATTGATCATATCATGTATCTATCTCTTAAACAATGAAAGCAAGACTGAAGCAATCAACCATGAACGAACAAAAATCTCAGTCAAACTCTAATTCCTTTCGACTtaacttcaaaatcaaaatctcagaatctcaaaatttcaattccaaatcaaaacaacaagCTCAAAAATCtcagactctctctctctctctctctctctctctctctctctctctctctctctctctcttcaaaaaTGTTCCAGATTTGTGCTTCACTATTTCACAGGAAAAAGGTAGAAAAGggtgaacaagaagaagatatttgatttgtttacgGGTCGGTTTAAAAATTGGTTTCATACCGAATTTGCGTTGGTTtctattggtttttgtttgtaaaccaTTTAACTGAGAAAATCGGGGAACTAGATGAAAACTATCGATTTGGGGAGAGATATGTGGAGAACTTAAGTTTGAGGGAAATATAGAACAATATCAAAGTTTTGTGTGGATCTGGTACAATGTAATAGTTTTGAGGCGGAAATAGGATGTCTTCCTGTCAAGTTAGTTATTGAAGTTTAAATTGTAGaccatcttttaatttttaaagcatAAATGTATTTCTCATTTCGTTTCATTCAAATTAGTATTGCAATATGgaaacacatattaaaaaaaaaaactaagctaGCATGCGAAAAAATAAcggttttgcatttttttttgtttggtgaaagaCAGGGGTTTCCCCCTAGTTttattagaaattaaaaatagaaaattacaaacaaacgCGACGAGGCCATGTAGCCCCACCCGCATCATCTCTCAAGAGTGAAACAAACTCAACAGGAATCAAAGACAAAACATGAAAGCCTAATGGTAATGAAAACGCATAGTTAGCTAACCCGTCAGCCAGACGGTTAGTCTTCTTATACACATGAGTAACCCGAACTATCCAGTCCCTAGTAAGAAAGCCATGGCACAAGCGTACCAGGAATGACAAGGTATAAGAGTCACCAATCCCCTTTGTCAAGAAACGAACCACCAACTGCGAGTCAACCTCCAACTCCAACCGCGATATACCTCTCCCCCAAGCCGTATATAACCCGTAATAGACACCCCACAGTTCCACTAACGGTGCCGAGCATCGCCCAATGTTCACAGCGAAACCCCCATACCAACTACTAGCACTATCCCTGATAACACCCCCTGCCGCTGCTAGGCCCGGGTTCCCCTTTGACGCACCATCAACATTCACCTTGAACCATGCTTGAGTCCGTGCCAACCAACTAATGTCGCTCAGTACTCGGGCATTCTGCGGTTGTTGTACTCTTTCCCTCCGATTAGCTACAGTCACTTCCATTGCAAGATCTTTAATGAAGCGAACTCTGTCTCTACAAAGCCGAGTGTCACCAAAGACATTACTACACCGCCATTTCCACCCCCACCATGCAGCCAAAGCAAACACAGTAGACCAACCTCCCTCAGCCAGAACTAAAGTATCACTTAGGTTTGTTTGGATCCATTCAAATAGCAACTGGCCAAAAAACCTATGCCTCCGATTTGGAGGTACAATTCGAGCCCATAATTCCGCCATCGCAGGACAATCACGTAACACATGCATGATACTCTCCAATCTTCCCCTACAAACTGAGCAAACATCTGAGTCACTTAAATGCCTGCGCTTTCTCTCCACATTTGTCATAATGACCTGGTGAACCACTAACCAGAGGAACACTCTGACCCTCTCCGGAACTCCGACACTCCATACACGCTTAAAAAACACGCCATATTCTGTCGAGGAGTATTATCATAGGTCAACAGTGCATAAGCG from Camelina sativa cultivar DH55 chromosome 9, Cs, whole genome shotgun sequence encodes:
- the LOC104711170 gene encoding uncharacterized protein LOC104711170 isoform X2, which codes for MALTLFMATTTSTVLPSSPTTLVWEPQDLVRRIGAATALEVRASGVHWTYAPCVAVLGDPRWGRCYESYGEAARIVCEMSSLISGLQGEPPEEHPNGYPFIAGRNNVVACAKHFVGDGGTDKGLSEGNTIASYEELEKIHVAPYLNCIAQGVSTVMASFSSWNGSRLHSDYFLLTEVLKQKLCFKGFLVSDWDGLETISEPEGSDYRSCVKLGINAGIDIVMVPFKYEQFIQDMTELVESGEIPMARVDDAVERILRVKFVAGLFEHPLADRSLLGTVGCKEHREVAREAVRKSLLLLKNGTNPDAPFLPLDRNAKRILVVGMHANDIGNQCGGWTKNKSGQKAAESQLVGTTLLDAIKATVGDKTEVIYEETPTKETLASSEGFSYAIVAVGEPPYAEMKGDNSELTIPFNGNNIITAVAEKTPTLVILFSGRPMVLEPTVLEKTEALVAAWFPGTEGQGIADVIFGDYDFQGKLPVSWFKRVDQLPLNADADSYDPLFPLGFGLTCNLGQNL
- the LOC104711170 gene encoding uncharacterized protein LOC104711170 isoform X1, with the translated sequence MANTNTDESSWFYKKRDAPVEARVKDLLTRMTLPEKIGQMTQIERSVGSPQVITNSFIGSVQSGGGSWPFEDAKSSDWADMIDGFQRSALASRLGIPIIYGTDAVHGNNNVYGATVFPHNIGLGATRDADLVRRIGAATALEVRASGVHWTYAPCVAVLGDPRWGRCYESYGEAARIVCEMSSLISGLQGEPPEEHPNGYPFIAGRNNVVACAKHFVGDGGTDKGLSEGNTIASYEELEKIHVAPYLNCIAQGVSTVMASFSSWNGSRLHSDYFLLTEVLKQKLCFKGFLVSDWDGLETISEPEGSDYRSCVKLGINAGIDIVMVPFKYEQFIQDMTELVESGEIPMARVDDAVERILRVKFVAGLFEHPLADRSLLGTVGCKEHREVAREAVRKSLLLLKNGTNPDAPFLPLDRNAKRILVVGMHANDIGNQCGGWTKNKSGQKAAESQLVGTTLLDAIKATVGDKTEVIYEETPTKETLASSEGFSYAIVAVGEPPYAEMKGDNSELTIPFNGNNIITAVAEKTPTLVILFSGRPMVLEPTVLEKTEALVAAWFPGTEGQGIADVIFGDYDFQGKLPVSWFKRVDQLPLNADADSYDPLFPLGFGLTCNLGQNL
- the LOC109126436 gene encoding putative F-box protein At3g47020; protein product: MGKRQKQVSRPNNFQRENSKEIPVDLLIEIFSRLTVKDIAWCRCLSTLWSSVLRRRDLTELFLKISSAQPRMLFTFLHNSMSSPYVCKILAPVRGFLCTKTSNHVIYNPSTGEYITLPRVFCFPTAYVSEDFASLVSTLGMEKVSWRMVECLIPHRPLRTEIYIDGVLYYLINCKGQLGVLWPQTIGLDCLHIGIVGMTSGGEIVLSTSNLNDPFYIFYYGVVLITLNVVEIQFGNIAEKAKYSRIYTFIDYVENVERLD